In Legionella adelaidensis, a genomic segment contains:
- a CDS encoding acetyl-CoA C-acyltransferase — protein MNNDDVVIVAAKRTPAGAMLGNLSSLTAPELGAYAHKAVFAQAGISPEDIDEVISGCVLQAGIGQAPARQAAIAAGVPFSKGAMTINKMCGSGMKAVMLAHDLIKANSANVVLAGGMESMSNAPYLLQKARSGYRLGHGEIKDHMFLDGLEDAYDKGKLMGYFAEQTAKKFNFTREAQDELAYNSMSRALKAQENNLFAEEITPVKVVSRKNEIVIDKDEGPDYAKLEKIAQLKPAFLTDGTVTAGNSSSISDGAASLLIMSAAEAQKRGLTPLARIVGHASFAQEPQWFTTAPAGAIRKLMQKINWLPEDVDLYEINEAFAVVALAAIHDLELDVSKVNIHGGACALGHPIGASGARLLVTLIYALKQQKMKRGIASLCIGGGEATAMAIEIM, from the coding sequence ATGAATAATGATGATGTGGTGATTGTTGCGGCTAAACGCACGCCAGCAGGCGCCATGTTAGGTAATCTTTCTAGCTTAACGGCTCCCGAATTGGGTGCTTATGCACATAAAGCTGTTTTTGCCCAAGCAGGGATTAGTCCTGAAGATATCGATGAGGTAATTAGCGGCTGTGTTTTGCAAGCAGGGATTGGCCAGGCACCTGCTCGCCAGGCAGCTATTGCTGCCGGGGTGCCTTTTTCTAAAGGAGCCATGACCATTAATAAAATGTGTGGCTCGGGCATGAAGGCAGTAATGCTTGCCCATGATTTGATCAAAGCCAACTCGGCGAATGTGGTATTGGCGGGTGGTATGGAAAGCATGAGTAATGCTCCTTATTTACTACAAAAAGCCCGCTCTGGTTATCGTTTAGGACATGGCGAAATCAAAGATCATATGTTTCTTGATGGTTTAGAAGACGCGTATGATAAAGGTAAGTTAATGGGGTATTTTGCAGAGCAAACTGCGAAAAAATTTAATTTTACCCGCGAAGCGCAAGATGAGCTCGCTTATAACTCTATGAGCCGGGCCCTAAAAGCGCAAGAAAATAATCTGTTTGCTGAGGAAATTACACCTGTAAAGGTTGTTTCGCGCAAAAATGAGATCGTCATTGATAAAGATGAAGGACCTGATTATGCAAAGCTTGAGAAAATTGCACAATTGAAACCTGCATTCTTAACTGATGGAACTGTCACTGCGGGCAATTCCAGCTCAATTTCTGACGGTGCTGCGAGCTTATTAATCATGTCTGCTGCGGAGGCACAAAAAAGAGGGTTAACCCCTTTGGCTCGGATTGTAGGTCATGCGAGTTTTGCCCAAGAACCCCAATGGTTTACTACAGCCCCTGCAGGAGCCATTCGCAAACTTATGCAAAAAATTAACTGGTTACCCGAAGATGTTGATCTCTATGAAATTAATGAAGCATTTGCTGTAGTCGCTTTGGCGGCTATTCATGATTTAGAGCTTGATGTAAGCAAAGTAAACATCCATGGAGGGGCTTGTGCTTTAGGTCATCCAATAGGCGCATCAGGCGCGCGCTTATTGGTTACTTTAATTTATGCATTAAAGCAACAAAAAATGAAACGGGGGATCGCCTCTTTGTGTATAGGCGGTGGGGAAGCAACGGCAATGGCCATTGAGATAATGTAA